The Pedobacter frigiditerrae genomic sequence AAAACAGGTACCAAAGAGAAGTCTTTCAGAATTTCTTTAAGGGAGCTATGGAATCGAAAGGTGCTTTTTTAGTCACAGAAAAAGAAACGGGAAATGTAATAGGCAGTTCGAGATACTATGAATTAGATGAAGAAAATAATTCTGTTGCCGTTGGCTATACTTTTATTGGCAGGGATTACTGGGGCAAAGGGCATAACAAAGCACTAAAAAAATTAATGTTCGATTATGCTTTTCAATTTGTAGACAAAATTATTTTACACATTGGAGAAACCAATTTTCGCTCTCAAAAAGCTACAGAAAAACTTGGCGCTAAAAAGACTGGCACACTTGACGTCGCCTATTATGGCGAACCTGTTAAAACTAATTTTGTTTATCAAGTAGATAAGCCCGCTTAGTATTTCAGCGTCATTGCGAAGCCGATTCTTCATCGGCTATGGCAATCTCCTTGCTGCTCGGCAGGAGTTCTCAAAGCCGAAATAAATTGATTCTCTATTATAGAAGAGCAATTACAGTGCACCAATTAATGTTAGTCCCGCCATTCCTGCCCGTCCGGCAGGCGGGCGTTCCAATCTTTTATCCCTACCCCACTGAGTAACTTAGGGATAAAAGGATTTACACTGCTGTCGGGTCTAGAATTTAAGGACAGTGCAAGAAAGCCCTTCATAGTAGCAAAAACCTAAGTTTCATAAACCTGATGGAAGTGAGCACGCAGCAGCAACCTTTTCGGTTGCTAGCGAAGTAAAACGGACAGTAGGACTATTCTTAAATAGCAGCACCAACCCTGCTTTTCAAAAAATATAAAAATTTTATTACAAACTAAGCTTTTGAAAATGTGCACATTAAATCAAAAATGAAATTTGCTATGTGGAATTGGTATGATTTTTACATCTAACCTAAACACACAAAAAGAATAATTATGAAACGTTTAATAACATTAGCCATCGTTGCCTTATTTAGTATGAGTGTAATGGCACAACAAGTAGATTTAAGAAAGAAGATAACCGTTAGTGGTTCTGCAGAAACTGAAGTTACGCCAGACATTATTTATTTAAGTATTTCTTTGAAGGAGTATTTAAAAGATAACAATAGCAAAAAAAGAGTAGAGATTACTGAATTGGAAAATCAGCTTTACAATGCGGTTTTAAAAGCAGGTATTGCGAAAGAAGATTTAATGGTAAATAATGTGTCGAGCTACAATTATGTAACGGAGAAAAAGAAAAACCCTGATTTTTTAGCGAGCAAACAATACCGTTTAAAAGTAAGCGACTTGAATAAATGGAATGAAATTATTGGTGCTGTTGACCCAAAAGGAATTTCATCGACCAGTATTGAAAGTTATGACTATTCGAAAATTACAGCGCTTAAAAAAGAGTTGAAAATTAAAGCTTTGCAAGCTGCCAAAGAAAAAGCGCAATACATGGTTGAAGCTTTAGGAGAGAAATTAGGTGGGGTAATTGATATTCAGGAAGTAAATAATGAGTCATATCCTCAGCCCATGTACAGAGCAAATGTTATGATGATGAAAGCTGAAGATGCTAGCGGGGCTGCAGCTCCTGAATTAGATTTCAAAAAAATTAAACTGAATTATGTAGTAAATACAGTTTTTGAAATTAAGTAACTGCCCAATTCACTAGACAACTATTAAGAATATAATAATTGTGGTTTTATCAAAAGCTTAATAGCATTAAAATTAAGGCGATTTTAAAAAAAAGAGAGACCTACCAAATCAATTTGGTAGGTTTTTTGTTTATATTGAAATACAAACCTTAAAAATTATAATCATGAAAAAATTTATTTACTCCCTAGTACTAGTTTTTACGTTAGCAGTTAGTACAACAAATGTTTCGGCAGCAAACAACAAAAAAGAACCAAAAACAGAACTGACGGCTGAGCAAAAAGTTCAGTTTGATAAAATTGTAAACAGAGTTGAGGAAATCCGTAAAATGGATAAATCTAACTTAACTAGAGATGAGAAAAAAGCGTTGCGTAAAGAGTTAAGAGAAATGAAAGATAAAGCTCGTGCAATGTCTGGCGGCGTTTACCTTTCGGTTGGTGCAATTATAATCATTATCTTATTGTTGATTCTAATCTTGTAATAAAAACACAATCCTATCATATAGAAAAAGGCTTCCGATTTTACATCGGAAGTCTTTTTAGTTTTTAGAGATTTCGTCATTGCGAGCATCTGTTTTTCACAGCGTGAAGCAATCTCACTTGAAAAATCTTTTTACGGCACAGCGCTTTAAGATTGCTTTCCCGAAAAGTCGGGACTGGCTGTGCCTCGCAATGACGATTCAGATTAATCTATAATATCAAACCCAGTATATCTTCTCAATACCTCAGGAATAACAATCCCATTCTCAGTTTGATAGTTTTCTAAAATTGAAGCCACAATTCTTGGTAAAGCTAATGCACTTCCATTTAAGGTATGCGCTAATTGCGTTTTACCTTCCTTGCCTTTGAAACGAATTTTTGAACGGTTACTTTGGAAAGTCTCCACATTTGAAACCGAAGAAACTTCTAACCAACGTTCTTGAGATGCGCTCCATGTTTCCATATCATAAGTCATGGCAGAACCAAAGCCCATATCGCCACCACACAAACGCAATACACGATAATGTAAACCTAACTTCTGCAATAAACCTTGTACATAAGTACTCATTTCTTCAAGCGTTTCGTAAGAGCGGTCGGGATGAGTAACTTGAACAAGTTCTACCTTATCAAATTGGTGTAAACGATTTAAGCCACGAACATGTGAACCGTAAGAACCTGCCTCACGACGAAAACATGGTGTATATGCCGTGTTTTTAATTGGTAAATCTTCTTCTTTTAAAATCACATCACGGTAAAGGTTGGTAACTGGAACTTCTGCAGTTGGAATAAGATACAAATCATCAACAGTCGAATGATACATTTGTCCTTCTTTATCTGGCAACTGTCCTGTACCAAAACCAGATGCGGCATTTACCAAATGCGGAACTTGCATTTCTTTATATCCAGCAGCAATTGCTTCGTCTAAGAAAAAGTTAATTAATGCACGTTGTAAACGAGCTCCTTTTCCTTTATAAACAGGGAAACCAGCTCCAGTAATTTTAACGCCCAACTCAAAATCGATGATATCGTATTTAGCCGTTAACTCCCAATGAGGTTTTGCATCTGCCGGTAATTTTGCAGGCTCACCGTGTACCAAAACAATTTCATTCTCTTCTGGTGTAGTACCTGGTTTTACTAAGTCGTGAGGTAAATTTGGCAACTGAACAAGTAAATTAAACTGGTTTTGTTCCAATTCGGTTAACTTATCACCAAGTGTTTTAATGCTATCCTTATTAGAAGCTGTTTTAGCTTTTATTGCTTCCGCTTCTTCCTTTTTTCCATTGCGCATTAATTCGCCAATCTGTTTTGCAGCGCTATTTGCTTCTGCCGAAAGGTTATCTAACGAATTTTGAGTTTGGCGACGTTCTTCATCTATGGAAATGATTTGGTCTACCAATTCGGGTTGTTTAAAATTACGCACATTAAGGCGCTCTAAAACTTTCTCTCTATTTTCGCGGATATAGTTAACTTGCAGCATTATTTTATTTTTTTACAAAGATAACCAAGAGTTTGGAGTTCGGAGCATTGAGTTTGGAAAAACTCACTCACAACTCACAACTCTCAACTCACAACTTATGCAAGGTAAATTATATCTAGTACCTACGCCAATTGGAAACTTAGAGGACATGACCTTTAGGGCTATTCGTATTTTAAAAGAGGCGGATGTGATTTTGGCTGAAGATACTCGAACAAGCGCCCCGATGCTTAAACATTTTGGCATCGATAAAAAGGCTTATTCACATCATCAGCATAATGAACACAAGGCTACTTCTGAAATTATTAAATTTTTAAAGGAAGGTAAAAATGTGGCGTTAGTATCAGATGCAGGAACTCCAGCTATCTCCGACCCAGGTTTTTTTCTAGTGAGAGAAGCTTTAAAAAATGAAATAGAAGTAAATTGTTTGCCAGGAGCAACAGCTTTTGTGCCTGCTTTGGTTAACTCTGGCTTACCTAGCGATCAATTTGTTTTTGAGGGATTCCTTCCCGTTAAGAAAGGTAGACAAACACGTTTAAAGTTGTTGGCAAATGAAGAAAGAACGATGATTTTTTATGAGAGTCCGCATCGGTTATTAAAAACATTGGAGGAATTTGCTGAGTTTTTAGGAGAAGATAGACAGGCATCTGTGAGTAGAGAACTCACTAAAATTTATGAGGAAACTGTTCGAGGTACAGTAATAGAAATAAAATCACATTTCGAAAACAATATATTAAAAGGAGAATTCGTAATTTGTGTTGCTGGTAGAGAAGTGAGTAAAGAAAAATCAAAGAATAAAGACAAATACAAACAAGAAAAATAATGAACCAAATAGATAGATTTTTAAGTGACGAGCAAGACCCAAAGGCTGTAGAAAAGGTAATTGGGAAATTAAATGATTTATTAACCACAGGTGAAGAGCTTTTATACTTAGCGGTACAAAAGAAACCTGCTGTAAACTTGTTGCCAGATAGCATCGCCATTAGTAACAAACGTATTTTTTATTGTGAGCCAGGGAATTTAGGTTTAACCATGAACTTTAAAGATATTTCTTGGAAAAACATAAAAGAGGTTTCGTTTAAAGAAGAGTTTTTCGGCTCTAAATTTATCTGTGTGCCTCAGCATGGCGAAAACATTGTTACTGAGTTTATCCCGAAAGTTCAAGCTAGAAAATTGCATCAAGCAGCAAATGAGCAGTTAGAAGCTTTAAAAGAATTAACTAGGCAACAGAAACTAGAGGAGAATCGTGCTACAGCTTCAGCGATAAACATTCCTCCTGCTCAAGGTATATTCGAAGCACCAATTGAAATTGAAGAAGCGGTTGTTATTCCTCAACCTCAAATTGAAGAAGCAGAAGATGAAACTACTTTAAAACTGAGAAAATTAAAAACACTTTACGACAAACAATTGATTACTCAGGAAGAATACGAAAGCAAAAAATCGGCTATTTTAGATAGTTTGTAGCAAAAAATCGTCATTGCGAGGAGGAACGACGAAGCAATCTTTCTTGCAATTAAAATTAACAAAACCTATTGAATGAAAGATTGCTTCGTCACGAGAAGTCGTGACTCGCAATGACGCATAATGTACATGAACAAGAAAAACTATCTCTTAGCCTTACTTAGCGCATTTTTAATGTGGCTAGCTTGGCCCCCTCATATTTGGTTCGCACCATTACTTTTAGTAGGCTTAGTTCCACTGTTTATTGCATTGGATAATGTAATCGACTTAAAAGAAAAGAAAACTGGCAAAAAAGTTTTCTTAACTGCTGGTCTAGCTTTTTTGGTATGGAACACAGCAAGTATCTATTGGGTTTATAATGCAATAAAAGCATACAATGGTTGGTTAATCGCTATTCCAGTTTCATTAATTCCATTCGGATTAGGCGCTTTATTAATGACATTCGCCTTTTGGCTTTATTATCAATTGAGAACTAAAATAAATCCGACTATAGCTTATGTAGGCCTAATCTGCTTTTACATTTCGATGGAATACTTACACCAAAGTTGGGATTTAGCCTTCCCTTGGATGACTTTAGGTAACGGTTTTGCAGGAATGCATCAACTAGCGCAATGGTATGAGTATACAGGTGTTTATGGTGGTTCTATCTGGATTTTACTAAGCAACATTTTAGCTTTTGAAACTTATAAAGCATTAAAAAGAAATTCAATTACAAAAGTTAAACTAACTGCAAGCTGGGCCCTGGTAATTATTCTACCTATCGGATTTTCTTTATATCAATATAACCAATACAAAGAAAAATCTGTTCCTGTAAACGTGGTGGTGGTTCAGCCAAACATTGACCCTTATGATAAGTATGGCTCCGTTTCTACTAATGAACAACTGCAAATACTAACTCATTTATCAGATTCTGTAGCGCAAGTAAATACCGAATATTTTATCTGGCCAGAAACAGCCATACCACGATATGCCGATGAAGATAAAATTCGTAGCAATCCAGATTTTTTAAATGCACAGCAATTTTTAAGTAAGTACAAAAACGGAACATTAATCACCGGAATAGAAAGTGTAAAATGGTATAATGATAAAGCTACTGTTTCTGCAAAAAAACATCCTGAAAATGGAATGTACTTCGACAATTATAATACAGCAATGCAGGTAGAGAATTCTGCCGAAGTTGAGTTTTACCATAAATCTAAACTGGTTCCTGGTGTAGAGAAGATGCCTTTTCCGAAAATATTCTCATTCTTAGCACCAGTTTTTGAAGGTTTAGGTGGTAGCGTTTCTGGTTGGGGTTGGCAAGAAAAACCCGGTGTATTTTATTCACAAAGTGGAATTGGCGTTGCTCCTGTAGTTTGTTATGAATCCCTTTGGGGAAGTTGGATTGGCGAATCTGTTAAAAACGGCGCTCAATTTATTGCCATCATCACCAATGATGGTTGGTGGGGAAATACATCAGGCAAAGACCAACATTTATTGTATGCCAAATTAAGGGCAATTGAAACTCGTAGATGGGTAGTTCGCTCGGCAAATACTGGTATTTCTGGTTTTATCAATCAGCGGGGAGATATCACTCAAAAATCTACTTGGTGGACAAGAACTGCTTTAAAAGAAAACATCAACTTAAACGATAACATAACTACTTACGTTAATAGTGGCGATATCTTGGCAAAAATTTGCTCGATATTGGCAGTTTTATTAGCACTAATTATTCCTTACAAAAAATGGGTAAAAAATTAATTTTCATCTGCTTACTAATTGGATTAACCGCCAACTTAAAAGCTCAAGTCTATTTAGATATTCTCTATAAACAAGCTAATGAAATGGCTGTTTCAGTATCAAAAGGAGATTATAAGACATTAATGAAATACACGCATCCAAAAATTGTTAAAATGATGGGTGGCAATGAAAAAGCTATATCCACGCTTAAACAAACAATGGTTGGAATGAAGCAGCAAGGCTTGCAATTTGATAAAATAAACATAGGAAAGGTTGTTCAAACTATCAAATCTCCAAAAGACATTCAAGCTATTGTACCGCAAATATTAGATATGAAATTTGGAGGGAAAACAATTCACTCTAATAGTTATTTATTTTGCATTTCTTATGATGCTGGTAAAAACTGGTATTTCTTAGATACAGGAACTACACAAGAAACAGAATTAAGAAAAATGTTTCCTGAAATTAGTTCTAAGCTAGTAATACCAAAATCTAATAGAACTATGAACTAAGCAGATGAAGAATAAAAAGAATTTAAGAATAGTTTTACTGCTTGCAATGATTGCTTTAAATATCGGTTGCGACCAGGTATCAAAGTCTATCATAAGAAATAAAGTTGATTACAATGAGAACATCAATATCATCAAAGACCATTTTATTATTACCAAGGTAGAAAACACTGGTGCATTTTTGAGTGCTGGCAACAACTTACCAGATGCGGTTAGATTCATCCTGCTAAGTATTTTACCCATTATTGTTTTGGGCTATGCTTTGTTCTACTTGCTTTATAAAATCAATTTGCCAAGAACTATACAAATTGGAATGTGCTTTTTAATTGGCGGAGGAATTGGCAACGTTTACGACCGAATTATCTACGGTTCGGTAACAGACTTCCTTCATATAGATTTTGGCTTATTTAGAACAGGAATCTTTAACCTCGCTGATGTTTCCATAATGATTGGTATAGGAATTTTATTAGTTAATTCAGTTCTAAGAAAAGTTCCGGCTAAGGTTGAAGATGTAGGCTAATGTCTCTTCGTCACCCTGAATTTATTTCAGGGTCTGACTTGCATTAGTGATGCTGAAAATTAATCTCAGCGTCACGTGTCTGCCCTTAATCCATATATTTCCCTACAATTGGCATTCTCCTACCCATACCAAACGCCTTTGGAGATACCCTCAAAATTGGTGGAGTTTGGTACCTTTTAAATTCTGCTAGGTTTACCATTTTCAAGATTCGTTTCACTAAAGCTTCGTCAAATCCTTGAGCAATAATGGCTTTAGAACCTTTTTGCATTTCTATATGCTGAAATAAGATTTTATCTAGAATATCGTAATCAGGTAGCGAATCAGAATCTTTTTGGTCTGGTCTTAATTCAGCCGATGGTGGTTTAACAATTGTATTTTCTGGAATAATCTCGCCATCCTTGTTAATGTACCTAGCCATCTCAAAAATCTGAGTTTTATATACATCGCCAATTACCCCAATTGCACCACACATATCGCCATATAAAGTGCCATAACCAACAGCACACTCACTTTTGTTTGAAGTATTTAATAAGATGTAGCCGAATTTGTTTGACATTGCCATTAAGATAATTCCTCGGCAACGGGCTTGGATATTCTCTTCTGTTAAATTTTGTGCTAAGCCAGTAAATGGTTTTGCCAGCATATTATCAAAAGCATTTGCAGCTTCTTTTATCTCGATAATTTCGTGTTTACAGCCAATGTTTTTAACCAAATCCAAAGCATCTTTTACAGAATGGTCTGACGAATATTTTGAAGGCATTAAAACAGCCGTTACATTTTCTGCACCCAATGCTCTGCAAGCCAAGGCACAAACTATAGCAGAATCAATTCCGCCAGACAAACCTAAAACTGCTTTACTAAAACCAGATTTTTTGAAGTAATCTTGAATGCCCAAAATCAATCCATCATGAATCTGACTAATATCACTTGCTCTTTCTGCTGCAGGATATTTATTTTTTACATTTTGAATTTCATCTAAGTCAAATACCTGAAGGTCTTCCTCAAAATATTTCATTTCTGCCTTTACTTCTCCAGCCTCATCAAAAACTAAAGAACCGCCATCAAAAATAATCTCTGTTTGTGCGCCAACTTGGTTTACATAAAAAAGTGGAAGTTTATACTTTTTCGCGTTATCAGCTAATACCTGAATACGGTCTTCGTCATGGCGATAATTGAAAGGAGAAGCAGCAATGTTTATCATCACATCTGGCGATTCTTTAATCAATTCATCCATCGGACAAGAAACATATAACGGATTATCATTAATGTTCCAAAGGTCTTCGCAAATAGTTAAAGCAATCTTCTTTCCTTTATAGTTAACACATTCAAATTTCGTATTGGGCTCAAAATATCTGTACTCATCAAATACATCATAAGTTGGCAACAGTGCTTTTTTAACGATGTTCTGAATTTTTCCATCAGCTATAAAATAGGCTGCGTTATACAAATCCTTTCCTTCAATCAAAGGATTTTTAATTGGCAACCCAACAATACAGGCTATATCAACACAATGTTTAGCAATTTCTTGTGCCGCATTTTCACACAGGGTGATGAAATCCGTGTACTCTAAAAAATCCCGAGCAGGATAGCCACAAATTGCCAGTTCTGCAAAAACTATAATTTCTGCTCCTTTCTCCTTAGCTAGAGAAATATTCTCGATAATGTGTTTAGTGTTATTCTCGAAGTTACCGATGTGATAATTTAATTGGGCTAGTGCTATTTTCATTGGATTTGCGTACTGAGATATGAGATTTGAGACAAGTTGCTAAAAGAAAACGCCTAAGTTAATAGCTACAAAATGGTTCTTAACGCTATAACTATTATCAGAAATATTAGTAAAACCGTTATTTAAAGTTAAGCCTGCCATGATACTTGTTTTATTACCAACATTAAATTCGCCACCCGCCCCTATAATTAAACCAGCTCTATAAAATTTAGTCCAGTCTGATGAGTTAACATCATTTGCCAAAACATTGTTTCCAGATTTTGCATCTTGTCTGGCACTAATCCTCACATCGTTCGATAAGCCGAATTGTCCATACCATCTAACTCCGTTATAATCTCCAGTCTTCAATTTTATGGTTAAAGGCAACTCAACATATTGCATCATATATTTAATATCCACCGCAGCAGTATTTCCTAATTGATATTGAGCAGAATTAACCTCGGTGCTTTTACCATTTATAGTGGTAATGGTTAAGCCCGTAGAGAAGCTATAATTTTCAGCAAAATTAAAATCACCAATCAAGCCATAAGAAAAGCCCAAGTTTACACCATTGCCTTTTCCACCTTCAGCTTTAATAAATCCAAAGTTTGGATGTGCGGTTAAACCTAACCTAAAACCATAATTGCCAACCCTATTTTCTTGGGCAAATAAATTAACAGTAAAAAGTAAGAATAGTATGGCGATTGCTGCTTTTTTCATCTTTAAGTAGTTTATTTTAATGGTGTATTTATATATTTGATATCAATGAGCTATAACGTAAAATATCTTCAAATTTATCTATTTTTTCTTTGCCTATCTGCAATTTCTTGCAAACAAAGCAAAAAGCCAGACGTTAGCAACATCAAGTTGGATATAAAAATACAACGTTTCGACAAAGATTTATACCAAGGAAAAAATAAAGACATTAACCAAATCAATAGTTTCTTACATAAGAAATATGGTTTTTTTTACGATGATTATACGCAAAGAATGGTCGGCAATCCAAATTTACCCAATGCAGCCATTATAGAAGGCTTATACAAAAGTCAACCTTATGCTGATGTAAACAAAGAAGTTGACAGCGTATTTCCTAAACTAACGCAGGTAGAAAAAGATTTAACGGAGAGCTTTAAATACATCAAATTCTATTATCCAAAAGCAAAAGTTCCACGTTTCATTTCTTTTATATCAGGTTTTGCTTATCAAATTCCGGTAGGTGATAATTATATTGGTATAGGTTTAGATATGTTTTTGGGTGCAGATAGTAAGTTTTATAAAGCTATTGTAGCAAGTTCGCCCAGGTATTTATCAAGACGATTTACGCCTGCATACATTGTACCTAGAGTTACTGAAGAGTATGCTAAACAAGAACTTTTCCTTGCTAATCGTGAAGACCAAACCTTATTATCAAAGATGATTTACGAAGGTAAAATCCTGTATTTCTTAGACAAGGTTTTACCAGAAACAGCTGGCGATACTGTTAAAATCGGCTACACTGAAAAACAGTTAACTTGGGCTAAGCAATTTGAAGGAAATATATGGGCGCTATTTTTAGAAAGTGATTTAATCTACCAAACAGACCCGCAAAAAATTCAGAATTATTTAAATGATGGTCCTTTTACAGCCGGAATTGGTGAGAAAGGTTTTTCTGCTCCTAAATTAGGTGTTTTCATTGGCTGGCAAATTGTAAAAAAATACATGGAAGCCAATCCAGATATTACCCTACAACAATTAATGGCCGACCAAGATGCACAAAAGATATTAACCAAAGCGAAGTATAAACCTAAAGAGAGTCAGTAGTCTGTTGAAGGACAGTTTGCAAGTAACAATGCAACAATTTAGCAATCCAACAATAGAATAATCCTAACAATGTTGAGCGTAGCGAAATCCCGATACTTCGGGAAACCAATGACACTAATGAACTAATGATACCAATGAAACTAGTTAAAGAAAAAAAGAAAATCGGAATCGTCTTATCTGGAGGTGGCATTAGAGGTATTGCTCATTTAGGAATATTAAAAGCCTTTACAAATCTAGGTATAGAGTTTAGTCACGTTAGTGGAACAAGTGCAGGCTCCATTGCTGGCTCATTTTATGCTGCAGGTATCGACCCAGAAGAAGGCTTAAATATCTTCATTAAAACAAGGTTATTGAGATTTATCCGCCCTGCGTTAGGCTCAT encodes the following:
- the lspA gene encoding signal peptidase II, with the protein product MKNKKNLRIVLLLAMIALNIGCDQVSKSIIRNKVDYNENINIIKDHFIITKVENTGAFLSAGNNLPDAVRFILLSILPIIVLGYALFYLLYKINLPRTIQIGMCFLIGGGIGNVYDRIIYGSVTDFLHIDFGLFRTGIFNLADVSIMIGIGILLVNSVLRKVPAKVEDVG
- a CDS encoding GNAT family N-acetyltransferase, translating into MNFDLQLTLENELIKIVPLQEDDFEKLYKVASDPLVWEQHPNKNRYQREVFQNFFKGAMESKGAFLVTEKETGNVIGSSRYYELDEENNSVAVGYTFIGRDYWGKGHNKALKKLMFDYAFQFVDKIILHIGETNFRSQKATEKLGAKKTGTLDVAYYGEPVKTNFVYQVDKPA
- a CDS encoding NAD+ synthase encodes the protein MKIALAQLNYHIGNFENNTKHIIENISLAKEKGAEIIVFAELAICGYPARDFLEYTDFITLCENAAQEIAKHCVDIACIVGLPIKNPLIEGKDLYNAAYFIADGKIQNIVKKALLPTYDVFDEYRYFEPNTKFECVNYKGKKIALTICEDLWNINDNPLYVSCPMDELIKESPDVMINIAASPFNYRHDEDRIQVLADNAKKYKLPLFYVNQVGAQTEIIFDGGSLVFDEAGEVKAEMKYFEEDLQVFDLDEIQNVKNKYPAAERASDISQIHDGLILGIQDYFKKSGFSKAVLGLSGGIDSAIVCALACRALGAENVTAVLMPSKYSSDHSVKDALDLVKNIGCKHEIIEIKEAANAFDNMLAKPFTGLAQNLTEENIQARCRGIILMAMSNKFGYILLNTSNKSECAVGYGTLYGDMCGAIGVIGDVYKTQIFEMARYINKDGEIIPENTIVKPPSAELRPDQKDSDSLPDYDILDKILFQHIEMQKGSKAIIAQGFDEALVKRILKMVNLAEFKRYQTPPILRVSPKAFGMGRRMPIVGKYMD
- a CDS encoding porin family protein — translated: MKKAAIAILFLLFTVNLFAQENRVGNYGFRLGLTAHPNFGFIKAEGGKGNGVNLGFSYGLIGDFNFAENYSFSTGLTITTINGKSTEVNSAQYQLGNTAAVDIKYMMQYVELPLTIKLKTGDYNGVRWYGQFGLSNDVRISARQDAKSGNNVLANDVNSSDWTKFYRAGLIIGAGGEFNVGNKTSIMAGLTLNNGFTNISDNSYSVKNHFVAINLGVFF
- a CDS encoding PH domain-containing protein — encoded protein: MNQIDRFLSDEQDPKAVEKVIGKLNDLLTTGEELLYLAVQKKPAVNLLPDSIAISNKRIFYCEPGNLGLTMNFKDISWKNIKEVSFKEEFFGSKFICVPQHGENIVTEFIPKVQARKLHQAANEQLEALKELTRQQKLEENRATASAINIPPAQGIFEAPIEIEEAVVIPQPQIEEAEDETTLKLRKLKTLYDKQLITQEEYESKKSAILDSL
- the serS gene encoding serine--tRNA ligase, translated to MLQVNYIRENREKVLERLNVRNFKQPELVDQIISIDEERRQTQNSLDNLSAEANSAAKQIGELMRNGKKEEAEAIKAKTASNKDSIKTLGDKLTELEQNQFNLLVQLPNLPHDLVKPGTTPEENEIVLVHGEPAKLPADAKPHWELTAKYDIIDFELGVKITGAGFPVYKGKGARLQRALINFFLDEAIAAGYKEMQVPHLVNAASGFGTGQLPDKEGQMYHSTVDDLYLIPTAEVPVTNLYRDVILKEEDLPIKNTAYTPCFRREAGSYGSHVRGLNRLHQFDKVELVQVTHPDRSYETLEEMSTYVQGLLQKLGLHYRVLRLCGGDMGFGSAMTYDMETWSASQERWLEVSSVSNVETFQSNRSKIRFKGKEGKTQLAHTLNGSALALPRIVASILENYQTENGIVIPEVLRRYTGFDIID
- the rsmI gene encoding 16S rRNA (cytidine(1402)-2'-O)-methyltransferase; the encoded protein is MQGKLYLVPTPIGNLEDMTFRAIRILKEADVILAEDTRTSAPMLKHFGIDKKAYSHHQHNEHKATSEIIKFLKEGKNVALVSDAGTPAISDPGFFLVREALKNEIEVNCLPGATAFVPALVNSGLPSDQFVFEGFLPVKKGRQTRLKLLANEERTMIFYESPHRLLKTLEEFAEFLGEDRQASVSRELTKIYEETVRGTVIEIKSHFENNILKGEFVICVAGREVSKEKSKNKDKYKQEK
- the gldB gene encoding gliding motility lipoprotein GldB is translated as MSYNVKYLQIYLFFLCLSAISCKQSKKPDVSNIKLDIKIQRFDKDLYQGKNKDINQINSFLHKKYGFFYDDYTQRMVGNPNLPNAAIIEGLYKSQPYADVNKEVDSVFPKLTQVEKDLTESFKYIKFYYPKAKVPRFISFISGFAYQIPVGDNYIGIGLDMFLGADSKFYKAIVASSPRYLSRRFTPAYIVPRVTEEYAKQELFLANREDQTLLSKMIYEGKILYFLDKVLPETAGDTVKIGYTEKQLTWAKQFEGNIWALFLESDLIYQTDPQKIQNYLNDGPFTAGIGEKGFSAPKLGVFIGWQIVKKYMEANPDITLQQLMADQDAQKILTKAKYKPKESQ
- a CDS encoding SIMPL domain-containing protein; amino-acid sequence: MKRLITLAIVALFSMSVMAQQVDLRKKITVSGSAETEVTPDIIYLSISLKEYLKDNNSKKRVEITELENQLYNAVLKAGIAKEDLMVNNVSSYNYVTEKKKNPDFLASKQYRLKVSDLNKWNEIIGAVDPKGISSTSIESYDYSKITALKKELKIKALQAAKEKAQYMVEALGEKLGGVIDIQEVNNESYPQPMYRANVMMMKAEDASGAAAPELDFKKIKLNYVVNTVFEIK
- the lnt gene encoding apolipoprotein N-acyltransferase, with product MNKKNYLLALLSAFLMWLAWPPHIWFAPLLLVGLVPLFIALDNVIDLKEKKTGKKVFLTAGLAFLVWNTASIYWVYNAIKAYNGWLIAIPVSLIPFGLGALLMTFAFWLYYQLRTKINPTIAYVGLICFYISMEYLHQSWDLAFPWMTLGNGFAGMHQLAQWYEYTGVYGGSIWILLSNILAFETYKALKRNSITKVKLTASWALVIILPIGFSLYQYNQYKEKSVPVNVVVVQPNIDPYDKYGSVSTNEQLQILTHLSDSVAQVNTEYFIWPETAIPRYADEDKIRSNPDFLNAQQFLSKYKNGTLITGIESVKWYNDKATVSAKKHPENGMYFDNYNTAMQVENSAEVEFYHKSKLVPGVEKMPFPKIFSFLAPVFEGLGGSVSGWGWQEKPGVFYSQSGIGVAPVVCYESLWGSWIGESVKNGAQFIAIITNDGWWGNTSGKDQHLLYAKLRAIETRRWVVRSANTGISGFINQRGDITQKSTWWTRTALKENINLNDNITTYVNSGDILAKICSILAVLLALIIPYKKWVKN